In a single window of the Salmo trutta chromosome 23, fSalTru1.1, whole genome shotgun sequence genome:
- the LOC115159239 gene encoding enolase-phosphatase E1 → MATVSIPANTTALLLDIEGTTTPITFVKDILFPYIKDHLEEHLSAHWEEDECKQDVHLLKKQVEEDLRLNRACAQHALDQSGHTDEEKAIREVVDNVLWQMASDRKTTALKQLQGHMWRAAYAAGRIKGEVYQDVVPSIRRWRRQGLKVYIYSSGSVEAQKLLFGYSVEGDVLDLFDGHFDTNIGAKVESKSYERIAERMGCLSEEIMFLTDITREAKAAEDAGVNVAVVVRPGNMELTEEERSHYNLITTFSQLEVMGRV, encoded by the exons ATGGCTACGGTTTCAATCCCTGCAAACACTACCGCACTTTTGCTGGATATTGAAGGAACCACGACACCAATAACGTTTGTAAAG GACATTTTATTCCCATACATCAAAGATCATCTTGAAGAACATCTGTCTGCGCATTGGGAAGAAGATGAATGCAAACAAGATGTGCATCTCTTGAAGAAACAG GTTGAGGAGGACCTGCGTCTGAACCGAGCATGTGCGCAGCACGCCCTGGACCAGTCTGGGCACACGGACGAGGAGAAAGCCATCAGGGAGGTGGTGGACAACGTGCTGTGGCAGATGGCTTCGGACAGGAAGACCACGGCCCTGAAACAGCTGCAGGGACACATGTGGAGGGCGGCCTACGCTGCTGGGAGAATCAAAGGCGA gGTGTACCAGGACGTGGTTCCATCCATCAGGAGGTGGAGACGGCAGGGCCTGAAGGTCTATATCTACTCCTCTGGCAGCGTTGAAGCCCAGAAACTACTGTTTGGATACTCTGTAGAGGGAGACGTCCTAGAC CTATTTGATGGCCACTTCGACACCAACATAGGCGCTAAAGTAGAAAGTAAAAGCTATGAGAGAATTGCGGAGAGAATGGGCTGCCTGTCTGAAGAAATCATGTTCCTGACCGATATCACGCGGG AGGCCAAGGCAGCGGAGGATGCGGGTGTGAACGTGGCGGTGGTGGTGCGGCCGGGGAACATGGAGCTGACGGAGGAGGAGAGGTCACACTATAACCTCATTACAACTTTCAGCCAACTGGAAGTGATGGGCCGCGTTTAA
- the LOC115159240 gene encoding transmembrane protein 150C, translated as MRKCSPWTFLPSMYSLFTAAGLWVVYFIAVEDEKITPLSSEYKRSGPKSPPYISIAGNAPPASCVFSQVMNLAAFVGFIIGVLRYLQLKPQVHKPWLNISSLVSLSLACFGMTLVGNFQLSNDEELHNIGTSMTFGLGTLFCWVQSVITLKVNLRNEGRRAGIPRFLLSGAITACMLLYFVLMAQRLHMHAARAQWALVMFFLSFLATFAIEFRHCHFEIVCTDNRDPPLSLSETFSEVSEYQSDQL; from the exons ATGAGGAAGTGCAGTCCTTGGACGTTTCTCCCTTCCATGTACTCTCTCTTCACAGCTGCTGGACTCTGGGTTGT GTATTTCATAGCTGTTGAAGATGAGAAGATAACACCCCTGAGTTCAGAATACAA GCGATCTGGCCCTAAATCCCCTCCATATATaag cattGCAGGCAATGCTCCCCCGGCCAGCTGTGTATTTAGCCAGGTCATGAACCTGGCTGCCTTCGTAG GGTTCATCATTGGTGTCCTCAGATACCTGCAGCTGAAGCCCCAGGTCCACAAACCCTGGCTCAACATCAGCAGTCTGGTGTCTCTGTCCCTGGCCTGCTTCGGCATGACACTGGTGGGAAACTTCCAG TTGTCAAATGACGAGGAGCTCCACAACATTGGGACGTCCATGACGTTTGGCCTGGGAACGTTGTTCTGCTGGGTTCAATCTGTCATCACCCTGAAAGTCAACCTTAGGAACGAGGGTCGGAGGGCAGGCATCCCTCGCTTCCTGCTGTCTGGGGCCATCACCGCCTGCATGCTGCTCT ACTTTGTCCTGATGGCGCAGCGTCTTCACATGCATGCGGCGCGAGCTCAGTGGGCGCTGGTCATGTTCTTTCTGAGCTTCCTCGCAACCTTCGCCATCGAGTTCAGACACTGCCACTTTGAGATCGTCTGCACCGACAACCGCGACCCGCCTCTCAGCCTGTCAGAAACCTTCTCAGAGGTGTCCGAGTACCAGTCGGACCAGCTATAG